The Cystobacter ferrugineus nucleotide sequence CGCGTCAAGGACGTGGGCTCGTCCAACGGCACCTTCCTGCGGCTGACCGGACCCGTCTTCGTCGAAAACGGGGACCACTTCCTCATCGGCCGGCAGTTGCTCCGGGTGGAGATCCAACTGGCGGCGTGAGGCTCGGAGCAGGGGGAACCCGGCGGGCCCAGCCAGGGAGGGCCCCCCGCTCCGTCACGGCATCAGCCGTAGGACTTCTCCTTCTTCTCCTGCTCCTCCTTGCACCGGATGCACAGCGTGGTGACGGGCCGCGCCTCCAGACGCTTGGGGGAGATCTCCTCGTCGCACCGCTCGCACACGCCGAAGGTGCCATCCTCGATACGGCCGAGCGCCCGGTCGATCTTCTGCAGCAAGAACTTTTCCCGGTCGCGCAACCGGAACACCATCGATTGCGTGTACTCGGAAGAGGCCTGATCGATCTCGTCGGGGAGATCGTCGGTGTCGAAGCTGGCCTCCTCCACCAGCGTCTTCTTGGCGCTCTCCAGCAGGCTCGTCTTGCTGTCCTCGAGCATCTTCTTGTAACGCTTGAGATCTTTCTGGTTCACAGCCGTAGGCTCCCGTGCGGCGGGGACATGGGCCCAACATCCCCGAAAAAAAGGCCGGAAAGCTTTATTCAGGCGCGGACTGGTGTCAAGGAGGCCCTTCCTCCTTCAACAAGCGGCGCGGTTGCTTCTTATGAGCGAAACCTCGAAATTCGACCGGGAGTTCCTGCGAGCCGCCCTCTCGCTCGCTGGGAAGGGTGACGTCGATCACTTCCTCTACATCAGCGACGTGCTCATCGCGCCCGAGGATCTGCGCAGGCAGCTCGCCAAGCGCAAGCTCATCTACGCCGTCACCACGCCGCGGCTCGCCCAGGAGCTGCTCGCCAACAAGCAGCGCGCGCTGGTCATCCCCGCCTACGACTACTCGCGCACCGAGCGGGTGAAGGTGGCGCTCGTGTCCGCGCTGTCCCAGGGAGCGTTCGCCGAGGGCAACCTGGTGCTGTGCATGACGGGCAAGCTCGGCCGCCCCCCGGACACGCTGATGCAGATGCGCATCGGCGGCTCGCTGGACGACCGGCTGGCCATCGAGGGAGTGAAGCTCGGGGACGAGTTCAACTCGCAGGTGGTGGACGCCCTCATCCAGCTCGCGCTGCAGATCGGCCAGGAGGGCTTCGAGGGCCACCCCATCGGCACCATCATCACCATCGGCGACCACACGAGCGTGATGGAGAAGAGCCGGCAGATGACGATCAACCCCTTCCAGGGCATCTCCGAGGCCGAGCGCAACGTGCTGGATCCGAAGATCCGCGAGGCCATCAAGAACTTCTCGGTGCTCGACGGCGCGTTCGTCATGCGCGAGGACGGCGTGGTGCTGGCCGCGGGGCGCTACCTGTCGGCGTCGGACGAGGCGGTGAAGATTCCCCTCGGGCTGGGCGCGCGGCACGCCGCGGCGGCGAGCATCACCTCGACGACGAAGTGCATCGCGCTGGTGGTGAGCCAGACCTCCGGAGCGGTGCGGCTCTTCAAGAACGGCAACATCGTGCTGGAGCTGCACCAGACCGCGCGCCGCACCTGAGTCCCGGTCTGGAGTCCACGCGGCGGGACCCTCGCGGGGGAGCCGCGCCGCGGCGGCCACGAGAAGTACTCCCTGGCGTCGTCCGCTCCGCGCCCTACCTCATACCTCCGAACGCTTCCCTCACCTCCCTGGTAGCCTGCCCGCTACTCGGAGGATGGTTGGATGAGAATCGCGAGGGATGATGCGCCGGACGAGCCGCTCGGGTTGAACCTGTTGCCCGGAGCGGAGGTGGCCGGCTTCATCATCGAGAGTCGGCTGGCGGCCGGCAGCTTCGGCGCGCTGTATCAGGCCCGGAGGGGCGGCAAACGCTTCGCCATCAAGCTGGTGCCCCGGGACGCGCGGGGCGAGCGGGAGGTGGACGCACTGCGGCGGGTGCGGGAGTTGCCCGTGGTGGGCTTCCACGGCTATGGCCTGTGGCCCGAGGAGAAGCCGCGCTTCATCGTCCTGGCCCTGGAGTTGGTGGAAGGCGTCGCGCTGGACACCTGGGCGCGGGAGTTCAACCCGAGCACGTCCGAGCTGCTCACCCAGGTGATGCTGCCGCTGGTGTCCACGCTGGGCCAGTTGCACGCCGCGGGCGTGGTGCACCGGGACGTGAAGGAGGCCAACATCGTGATGCGCCAGAAGGACAGCCATCCGGTGCTGGTGGACTTCGGCGCGGCGGGGTTCGAGGGCGCGCCGAGGCTCACCCTGCGACTGCCGCCGGGCACACCCGAGTACCGCAGCCCCGAGGTGGTGCGCTTCGCCCGCGAGTGGGAGGGAGAGCCACCGCCGGAGCGGCCCGGGGACGACTTGTGGGCGCTGGGCGTCACCCTCTACGCGCTGCTCACGCGCACCCTGCCCTTCGGCGATCGCCACGGCTCCCTGGCACAAGCCATCCTCGAGGACACGCCCGAGCCCCCCCACACGCGCAATCCGCGCGTGCCCGCGGCGGTGGGCGAGCTGTGCCTGCGCCTGCTGGCGAAGGATCCCTCGGAGCGCCCCGCCGATGCGTCCACGCTCGCGCTCGACTTGAAGGCCGCCCTCGCCGGGGCCGATGCCTCGTGGGACGAGCCCCTCTTCGACGGAGGCCGCAAGCCGCTGCCTCCGCCGGAGCCCTGTCTTCCCCTCATGCCGCAGCCCGCTTCCGAGCCGTTCCTGGCGCCCGAGCCGCGGCGGTGGCCCATGGCCCTCGCGTTGGGGGCGCTGGCGGCCCTGTTCCTCGCTCCCGCGACCCCACTTCAAGAGTCCACCGCGCTTCCGCCTACGTCCCAGGATGTTTCTCGCCATGAAATGGCGGAGGTCCACATGACAGGAGAAGTTGTGTCCAGCGCGGGACTTCAGAAGTCACCATCCCCCGCGCCCGTCGCCCACGCGACGAACCCCGCGGAAACACCCATGCGTCCCTCTCCGAAGAACCGTCGTCTGATTGCCACCGCAGCGGCCACTGCCGCCCTCTGCACGGCTCCCGCTTGTGTGAGCACGCCGAAGCCCGCCCCTCCGCTGCCCGCCGAACCCTGCCCCAAGGGCAGCGAGGAGACCCGTGAGCGTCTGGGCCTCGGTCCGACCGAGAGTGTCAAGGTGTGGTTGATGAGCTACGTGAACAGGAAAAACGTCAACGCAGCCATTTTCGCGAAGTCCGGTCCGGTCATCGCCGAACCCAAAATCCTTCCCAACCCACCCGGCGACATCCGCTATCCGACGCAGTACGCGATCCCCAAGCGCACGATCTTCAGGGGACAACTCTATACCCGGGAGAACCGAGTCTATGGCCGATTCACCGAGGTCACTCTCCCGGGCGAAAAACCCATGCCGATTTGCATGGAGATTGACGACGGCGGTCTGGATGAACCCGGTGTGGTGGTAGTGGCGGGAGGGACGCGCGACAACCCCAAGCTCTATCCCACCGCGTTGCTCAGGCCCATGCCTGAATTCCGTCCGATCCCCAGCCGATGATGGGAGAGCCTGACCCGTGCTCGCGACCTCCCTGCCGCTCATGCTGACCCTCTCACTGACACAGAGCCCAGCCTCTCCTGGGCGCATGGACTGTGAAGAGATTCAGCGTATCGAACGAACGAGGACAGCCCTGACTCCCCACGAAATCTGCGTCAGCCCTGGAAGCATGACAGGAGTTGTCTTCGATGCGCCCGTCTCGGTGGAATTGCAAGAAGAGTTCCGGTTCGAGGAGATCTCTCGCGGCCGCACGAGCATCAGTGTCATGCCCCCCCGGGACATGGCTCCTGGCGAACGGCTTCGCTTGTCGGCTCGCTACGTGGATGGAAACCACCAGGAGGACGCCCTCACTCTGTTCCTGGTGGCGTCTCCAGACCAGTCCACCCGACAAGTCGAAGTGTTCCGCGATACGCGAACTCGCGAATCCTTCGAACGCGAATTGGCGCAGGAGCGTGCGGAAAGGCAACGCAGCCAGCAAGAGTTGGCCCGATTGCGGCTCGAACTCGAGCAACTTCGTCAGCAGTACGAGGATCCCCACCAACTGTATTGGCTGATTTTCAACCGTTCCATGACTCGAGAGGGCGTCCGTGCCCGGACTTTCAAGAAGTCACTGATTGGACTCGAGAGTAAAGAACTCCGCATCGACAGGGGGGTCAGCTATCGATCCAAGTATCGTGTAGCCATTGAACTCTGGCTGGTGCACTCGGGTTCGAGCCCGTGGAGAGACATCGTTATAGAAGCAAGGCGCACAAACGGAGAGGAATGGCCGATTGTCCATACCAAGCAGCAAGCGATGCCCGTGGTGAACGTGGCGTTCATGCTCGTCATCGAGATGGAAGCTCCAGCCGCCTGGGCATCTGAAGAATGCGACCTGCACCTACATGATGGAGCGGGGAAGAATCTCAACATCACGGGAATCGAGTTCCCCTAGTCCGCCCCCACCATCGAGAAAGGACCTCCTCGTCACCGGGCGAGGAGGTCTTCTTCGTTTCAAACGCGCGTGTTGCTGGGCTGCCGCTTCTATGCTCCCGACTCCTCTTTCTTCCCTAGCCTCTTGACCAAGGAGAAGGGGAAGATGGCGCGGTGATTGATGTTTCGATAGTACACCGCCAAATAGTGCTCGCCCCCGATCTGAATGACGGTCTGCGCTGACGGCTCTGACTGACCTCCAAGCCAGGCGTCTGCCTCCTCACGGGTGTTGAATGTGGCCACCGCCGGAGGGAGGCTGGCTTTCATCATCTCCTCGAGATAAAACTCAAGAGTTGGATGCGGGAGGAAGGTGCGCCAATCGTTCTCGCGACGATACGCCACCACATAGTATTCGCCCGAGATCAGGACATAAGCCATGGCCGGCGGCTTGGGATTGTTGGCCAGCCAGGAATTCGCGTCCTCGCGCGTCTTGAAAGCAGCAACCACCGGGGGTGGCGACTCAAACTCGAGGCTCTCCCGATAGTCCATGAATTCATATGACAGGCCATTTGCCCAGATGAATCTAAGCGCGTCGGCCGCGGCACGAAGCAACTCGTGCTCTTCTGGGGATTGGGTCTTCTCGTCGATTCGTCCGAGGAGATCCACCGCGTTATTGATCAGGTCTCCGATTACCATGGTGTCGCCGTCAAAGTGTGGAACCCGCGCAGGGCTTGAGGGAAGGATGGAGGACATTACCACTAGGAGGACAAAACGAACGAAGGCAGCAGTCGCGGCAGCTGAGGCGTCACGAGCATTTCGCGAGCACATCGGCCACAGGCGACGGGAACGCACTGTAGGCGCCCCGGGGGGGGCCTTGCCTGGGCGATGAAAACGGGGGTAGAAGCACGGGGCATGACGTTTCAAGTAGGAATTTTCGGAATGACCTTCCGTGTGATGGGGCTCGGCGTGCTGGTCGCCACGGCGGTTCATGCCCAGGCAGTGGCGCCAGCTCCACCTCCAGCTCCGTCCATCCCAGTGCCTGTTCCCCGGTACGTCCCCGCAGGAGCGGGGGCACCCATGGTGGGCCAGCCGGGCAAGCTAATCGCGCCCATCGACCGCTCGCCGAACACGCGAGTGCTTCCTCCCACAAGGGAGCCTGGAATCTGGGCCGCGGATGAGACGAAAGCGGTCAAGAAACCTGTGCCGGCGTCCCCGCCAGACATGGACGAGCTACTGGCTGCTCGGCCGAGTCCTGGCGCTCCTGAACTGCTGAGCTGTCGTCAGCGAGTCTTGCGCGCCTCCAAAAGTTCTGGCCAGGAGGAGACTCGACGCAACGCGACTTCTCCTCCACTGTGCGAACCATGAATTGAGAGACCTTGAGGAGCAAGAGCTGTTCACGCCTGACCTTGGAGGCGCTGACCCGCTGGCGGACAGACGCCGCGAGGCTCATGCGACTTTTTATTGGCAGATGCAACGTTGCGAATCTTTTCGCAGTCTGCCGGAGATTGAAGCCCTTTTCAGCGACATCCTTTCCGCGCTTGAGAGACAATTCAAGAGGAGTGCCAGATGAAGACGCGAGCCAGCTCAAGGTGGTTTTTCGCGAAGATTGACGCAATTCGCGCCGAAGCGGGACATGACGCCAAGAAGCTTGAAGCGCTCTCCCAGGACCCAGCAGTGGAGCGCGAGGCACGGG carries:
- a CDS encoding DUF2381 family protein; protein product: MLATSLPLMLTLSLTQSPASPGRMDCEEIQRIERTRTALTPHEICVSPGSMTGVVFDAPVSVELQEEFRFEEISRGRTSISVMPPRDMAPGERLRLSARYVDGNHQEDALTLFLVASPDQSTRQVEVFRDTRTRESFERELAQERAERQRSQQELARLRLELEQLRQQYEDPHQLYWLIFNRSMTREGVRARTFKKSLIGLESKELRIDRGVSYRSKYRVAIELWLVHSGSSPWRDIVIEARRTNGEEWPIVHTKQQAMPVVNVAFMLVIEMEAPAAWASEECDLHLHDGAGKNLNITGIEFP
- a CDS encoding serine/threonine-protein kinase encodes the protein MRIARDDAPDEPLGLNLLPGAEVAGFIIESRLAAGSFGALYQARRGGKRFAIKLVPRDARGEREVDALRRVRELPVVGFHGYGLWPEEKPRFIVLALELVEGVALDTWAREFNPSTSELLTQVMLPLVSTLGQLHAAGVVHRDVKEANIVMRQKDSHPVLVDFGAAGFEGAPRLTLRLPPGTPEYRSPEVVRFAREWEGEPPPERPGDDLWALGVTLYALLTRTLPFGDRHGSLAQAILEDTPEPPHTRNPRVPAAVGELCLRLLAKDPSERPADASTLALDLKAALAGADASWDEPLFDGGRKPLPPPEPCLPLMPQPASEPFLAPEPRRWPMALALGALAALFLAPATPLQESTALPPTSQDVSRHEMAEVHMTGEVVSSAGLQKSPSPAPVAHATNPAETPMRPSPKNRRLIATAAATAALCTAPACVSTPKPAPPLPAEPCPKGSEETRERLGLGPTESVKVWLMSYVNRKNVNAAIFAKSGPVIAEPKILPNPPGDIRYPTQYAIPKRTIFRGQLYTRENRVYGRFTEVTLPGEKPMPICMEIDDGGLDEPGVVVVAGGTRDNPKLYPTALLRPMPEFRPIPSR
- a CDS encoding DNA integrity scanning protein DisA nucleotide-binding domain protein; translation: MSETSKFDREFLRAALSLAGKGDVDHFLYISDVLIAPEDLRRQLAKRKLIYAVTTPRLAQELLANKQRALVIPAYDYSRTERVKVALVSALSQGAFAEGNLVLCMTGKLGRPPDTLMQMRIGGSLDDRLAIEGVKLGDEFNSQVVDALIQLALQIGQEGFEGHPIGTIITIGDHTSVMEKSRQMTINPFQGISEAERNVLDPKIREAIKNFSVLDGAFVMREDGVVLAAGRYLSASDEAVKIPLGLGARHAAAASITSTTKCIALVVSQTSGAVRLFKNGNIVLELHQTARRT
- a CDS encoding head protein, with amino-acid sequence MVIGDLINNAVDLLGRIDEKTQSPEEHELLRAAADALRFIWANGLSYEFMDYRESLEFESPPPVVAAFKTREDANSWLANNPKPPAMAYVLISGEYYVVAYRRENDWRTFLPHPTLEFYLEEMMKASLPPAVATFNTREEADAWLGGQSEPSAQTVIQIGGEHYLAVYYRNINHRAIFPFSLVKRLGKKEESGA
- a CDS encoding TraR/DksA family transcriptional regulator → MNQKDLKRYKKMLEDSKTSLLESAKKTLVEEASFDTDDLPDEIDQASSEYTQSMVFRLRDREKFLLQKIDRALGRIEDGTFGVCERCDEEISPKRLEARPVTTLCIRCKEEQEKKEKSYG